The Argopecten irradians isolate NY chromosome 16, Ai_NY, whole genome shotgun sequence genome window below encodes:
- the LOC138310201 gene encoding uncharacterized protein, with the protein MTACLVGISSWIRTFGMNRYIAVRLYVRAATVLVSCTTATVFCVLTLWKCKQISRLRKRLTQNVNNTQRSEVRLTMTTMSIITAFVSTELPSIVIIALDAFTFMTGTAVVPGNFAYTLSALNNTLIICATMLNFLIYFYFSQSFRSACFTFWCCKRKREKTYGKSKERGDVRPGDRKPKSSPVSESNHSLSGIATVSTSCASSRQDISLSAIATVSTSCASSRQDISDSVVHL; encoded by the coding sequence ATGACTGCCTGTCTTGTGGGGATATCATCTTGGATAAGAACGTTTGGTATGAACAGATACATCGCCGTTAGATTGTATGTACGTGCTGCTACTGTGCTCGTATCCTGTACCACAGCTACAGTTTTCTGTGTCCTCACTCTCTGGAAATGCAAACAAATTTCTCGACTAAGAAAGCGTCTGACACAAAACGTAAACAACACGCAGAGGTCTGAAGTGAGACTCACCATGACAACCATGTCTATCATTACAGCGTTTGTATCTACAGAGTTACCTTCAATCGTCATCATCGCTCTTGACGCCTTCACGTTCATGACAGGAACTGCTGTCGTACCTGGAAATTTTGCTTACACTTTAAGTGCTTTAAACAACACATTGATTATATGTGCAACCATGTTGAATTTTCTTATCTATTTCTATTTCAGTCAAAGTTTCCGAAGTGCCTGTTTTACATTTTGGTGTTGCAAACGGAAGAGAGAGAAGACTTATGGCAAATCAAAAGAGAGAGGAGATGTTCGTCCAGGCGATAGGAAGCCTAAATCATCACCGGTGTCAGAATCAAACCATTCACTATCTGGCATTGCTACAGTTAGTACGTCATGTGCTAGTTCACGACAAGATATTTCACTATCTGCCATTGCTACAGTTAGTACGTCATGTGCTAGTTCACGACAAGATATTTCGGATAGTGTTGTCCATCTATAA